aaaaattaaaatattttattctgaaatactTCCAATTATTTTAGTTCCCAATTTAACAGCTAAGGAGCACATGCCccaaactttaaaaactgaaatatttttatcttcataatgAACTGGGGGGCGAAAACACCTAGAATGATGACCCTTAAGCTTTGAACTCAACAGAAACTGCCTTTAAAATTGGGCTTTATCCCGTGGCCTTGAGAAATTCGAGCGTTCTCCCGAGTCTGGATTCCAGGTctgggcctggagctgggggagATCAAACGCACTGTCCAATGAAGCCCGCTCTGCTGCCAGcgcccccctccttccccacagccGGGCGGCCGGGCGCTCGGGAGACCGCGCTCCGGGCGCTTACCTGCGGCTGCGTCCGGCTCCACCAGCACCCGCTGGGTCCCGAAGCGCCGCGCGCTGTCCCCGCCGCCGGCCGCTGGCTCCGTCCGCCTGATGGTCGCGCCCTGGAGCAGGGCCCCTGAGGAGGGCAGCGCGAGGCCCGTTAGCCTGCCGCGCCCGCACGGCCCcggcccctgccccctgcccaacCCGACCCCCGCCCCGGGTCACGCACACGGGCGCGGCAGGGCACGCGAGGAGACGCGCATTCCCACCGCCAGCGCCATCTTGACCGCGCTGGGTCGGGGTTGCGGCGCCGGGGTGTGGCCttgcgcccgccccgcccccagggcccaggcctcTCCTCCGGGAGGCGGGGGCTGCGCCCGGCCCAGGCCGCGGTCGGAGGCCCGAGTGGGCGGAGCCTCGGCATTAGCTGAGCAGGACGCTGGGGCTGCGGGGTGAAGGGGCGCTGGTAGGGAGGCCCGGACAGGCCAGACGCCGCGCTCCCCACGACCCCGACCCGCAGCTGCGCCACCACGCAAAGATCGAGCCGCCCAGGCCCGAAACCACAAGTAAGTCACGGAGTGTGCGAGTCCCGGAGAGGGTTGTGAGCTGAGCGGTAGTCAGGGACTGTGGGGATCCTGGCAGCTTGCGGCCTCGCAGAGCCCCCAGCAAGAGCTGTGGGCACTGGAAAGGATGCTAGAGCGGGTGCTGATGGGGGCCAGTGTGAACTCCGCCTCCTGCCTGCGGGGGGGACCAGGAATCACAGCTGGTGGTTTAGCCAAAGGCATGGGGCAGCATAGCCTGGTGACTAAGAACTGACCCTTCACCTTCCCCAAGGGGGTGAGGCGCCCTCACACCACTGTGGGACTGCAGTGCTCCCCacaaggaaggggaaagagacaTCTCGTGTTTGTATTTGCTTGATCCTGCCTGAACACTGTTCTGACCATTCAGTTTGAACACTGGACACGGTAAGGGCCAAGGGCCAAGTACAGGGGGCAACTGAGACTTTTGTTTTTGTAACACCTTAAGTGTTTTCAATTGTTCCTTGTGGAACAAACCAGTTTTTGAGGTGGAAAATAGTTTTTCCATGGCCACCTAAAATAGCAGCAGCAAATGAAATCCACATTTCTGGTCAGGCAGAATTCAAAGCTCCCGGATATAAAGGTGATAAAACAcctctttctgggacttccctggtggtccagtggttaagactcagcactcccagtgcagggggcagaggtttgatccctgattagggaactaagatcctgcatgctgcatggcgtggccaaaaaagaaaaacaaaaaacaaacacctctTTCTAAAATGTGTCTAGCCAAGGAGCAGCCCAACACTCATAAACACTTCCAGTGTTTTTCTGGTTGAGAGGTTTTGGAGCTGTGACTTTGGGAAtgaaaccaaaacattttttaGACAATGTTTAATTACCTCACAACTGAAGCTGCCTTTGGGGCCAAGGGACAGGAAGGAGGCAGCGAACCCAACACTCGAGCTGCACTCTAATCCTAGGTTTATTCAACACAATTCTTTTCTCTACACAACAAAGTACAAACACAATATTATCTAAAATGCTACAAAGTTACAAAActcaaaacagaaaatgtatagTACTGACTGTACAATAAAAGCCAAAAAAGCAATGTACATGTTGCCAAGGTAACCTGCACAACCACCATGAATACCAACACAACGGGGGGTTCTGTAATGACCCGACAGAGCTGGCTTTCAACTTACCAGtttcagagagaaagggagatgtgGGTTTGTgggtttgtgtgtctgtgtgtgtgcacgcacatgaGTACATGTGAAAAGAACCATTTTGGGTATTTGGCCCTAGAGGTCAGAAGAGGACTCGAGCAGGGGAGCAGGGCCACGCTAACAGGATTGGCAGCTGCGTAAAAGCGGACCCTGCAGGCCAACAGGTTAGGGCACGACCAGCCCACCAGATGGGCCCCAcggcatctgtgaaatgggaaaacaTGCTCCCAGGCTGGGGCTGTACCACTGCCTGGAGCCCCCTGCTCATCCCTGCTGGCTTTGCCACTAAACTGACTCTTAGGAACTAGAAATGTGGAAGCTTTCTAGCCAGAAAACTGGAGGGCATCTTTATAAGCACGACCCCAAACCAACAACACTCCTGCAGCCGGAACCCTGCCGCCAGAGGAAATGTAGCAATTAACTGCCTTCACCTTCGAAGCCTGCCCCTGAGTGAGGGATTTCTTTCCTACCGATCCTCCTTCTGCTAGGAAAGTGACAAAAGTTGAGTTGGATGGGATACAAGTCACAGGGCAGAGCTTCGGTGGCCCTGCTTATCGGGAGGAGTTGGAGCTGGAGCGGCTCCTGTGGCGGCGGCGGCCAGGGGAGCGGGATCGCCGGCGCACGGGGGACCTGCGCCGAGGGGAACGTGACCTGTGGGAAGAGGAGAAACCACATCAGACACGAAACCCAAGCCCCGGGAGCAGCTCCGCTTCTGGGACCGCAGGGGTAAAGCTGCCTTCTTTCGGGAACAATTCTACACAGCTTCACACTCCAACACTCCAGTCAGGACAGCTCCCTTTGGATGTCACTGACACAGAACCCTTGGGAGACACACAGATGTTCTGGAGACCAAAGGTATGACCCTAGGCGCTCTCCTCTTCTTCAAGCGCTGTGCAAAGTGCAGCCTGACACCACTAGCAGAGAACGGCATGACACTGGCCTCTGCCAAGGGTGTTATGTTAGCCTCTCCCCTACTCCTCTGACCCTTCGGTTTTCtcatggagggaggggaggggccacaCCTCCCGAGGGTCCCTCAATCAGGCAGCTCTTCCTTTCCCCAGCTGGAAAGAACACGATGAGCTCTGAAGGTTGCCTGTGCCAATGCTGCTTTCCCACTCCCATCATGAGGCACAGGGGACAGGCAGGGCTGGACAAGTTCCCAAAGTCATCATCCTCACTTTATGTTTGTAAATAAGATAAACGGAAACTGGCCCTAATCAGTCCCCTGTGAGACCCCAAAGTGATTCACCTTCTCCTCATCCGTGGGGGTGACCTGCGCCACATGGGAGGCGGTGGCAGCATTCTCCTGGGAGGGCTGAATCGCCTGGGGGGTGGCCGAGGCCAGGGGGCCAGCACAGCAGTGGCAGTGATCTCCTGGCCATCGATTTGTCCTGTTGAAAAAAGGATAAAGTCACAAAATATCTGACAAGCACCTACCCTGGGCCAGGCCCAATGCCAGCTATGGGCATACCATGGTGAGTGAGACACAGAGGAGCCTGGGGGGACAAGGACAAACTACTCTGGTCACAGAACCTCATAATTACTGTTATTGGAGGTTTCAAGAAAACTACCAGGAAGCAGGGAACCTAATGGGGGACTCATCTTAGTGCATTGGGATAGCCTTCCACGGGAAGCACCATCCAAGTCAACACCTAAAGAACAGCCTGGAATTCGCTAAGTGAGGGGAAGAGCTGTGCCCCCGCCCTGAGCTGGAAGGTGGTATTGCACTTGAACTTCCTTCTTAAGAGCAATGTGAAGGGGGCACTGCAGTGAGGAGACCTGGCAGGGGGCTTTGGCAGGACTGAGATGGGGGTGAAACATAAGAACTCAAGGGATAACGGGGAGGTACAATCACCAGAGCTTGGTGATGGATCAGGTGAGCAAGCCCAGGGGTGGGGTGAAGGATGATCAGCACCAGGGTTTTGGATGAGCTGTGATCTCCTGAGAGGTGCAGCCCGAGAGGAAGAAGGGACTTCTGGGGTGGGGAACAAAATGAAAGGATGTTCAGGAGTTGTCAAGTCTGTCTAAAGAGTTTGAAAAAAGTGCCTCAGGGAGGTGAGTCCGCGTGCAGCAAGTACTAAAACCACATGTGTGAATGAAATCGTAGAACGGGAAGGGGAGGCAGATCAGAATGGAGGCACAAGGAAACTGCAGGACCTCAGGgaaagaaagagcaaagaaaactgaggcacagacccAAGAATCCCAGGGGATAAGGCACCCCAATCCAGTCCAGGGACTGCTCAGGGGACCAAGCACAGCCCGTGTACCCCCAAAGGGTGGAGGGTCTTCTATCTTCTCAGCTCCTACTTTCAAGGGAACTTCTGAGGTACTAAGGTGACTCAGGAATTTGGACCTATGTTCAGAACATACTTGAAAGGCTCAATTTAAGTAAACACGGCTTAAGGTGGCCCTGGCCCATGGCCAAAAGCCAGTCCAAATCAGGGATTTCACAGGCACTATGTAACAACAGAGACAAAGTCATCCTCTGGCTAGCTGCCAGTAAAGGCCAAGCCCTCCCACTTTCTTTCTGGAGACAGTGTGGAGCTGTTCCATTCAGTGGTGCACAGCACAATACGGGGACACACAGAAAAGTCCTACCAGAATCTTAAGACAACGTGGAATATTTATAATCACACACATCCTGAATGTGCTCAAGTCTCCTAAATTTTTAGCAAGTGTTCAGACTCTATCAAATACACAAGATCAACAGTCTCTAAAACAAAGGCGTGACTCAACAAAGCCAAGAGCTGATATGTGCAGAGGGATGGATCATAGTTTATGCTTAACTCCTAAAACACTCCAGAGGGATTTAAGTAGATTGAAAGAGTTGTACCTAAGTACCAAGGAAAATTTTGTAGTATACAAACTCTACCAGAGCTCAAGGGCAATTATCCAAAGACCTGTGAGGCTATTTATCAAATGTATAAGAGGGCCTCCAAGGATGCCAAGATTCTAAGGGTTTCAGACTCTCCTTCCCACTTGGCCTGGCAGCCCACACAGTGCTGTGGGCAGTCCCGGCTCAGCTCCAGCTGCCTGGAGTACAGCAGCAGTGAGCTGGGGCACAGACAAATCCCATATTCCTTCAAATGCAGACTATTCGAAATTTGTAGCTATTCACAAGCGTTCAAAGGTTGACAACTCGTTCTACCCAATAAAAAGTGGCTATGGGAAATGGGTAAAATTtgtgaattcagcaaagttatcCTAAAAATGCTGAAATGTTAGCAAAAGACAAAATGATTCAGGGCTTCcgtagtggcgcagtggttaagaatctgcctgccaatgcaggggacacgggtttgagccctggtccaggaagatcccacatgccgcagagcaactaagcccatgtgccacaactactgagcctgcgagtcaccactactgagcccgtgctctgcaacaagagaagccaccgcaatgagaagcccacacacagcaacgaagacccaatgcagccaaaaaaaaaaaaagagagagaaaatgactcAGAGAggattaaagaaaacatttccatatAAAAATGATGCTTTGTTATATTCATAATATACTCCTTGTGGGGGGGGGGAAACCGTTCATTTGATCCTTAAACTTTAACAGATTGATATTCatatttgatgaatttttttcaagaatcaTGCTCCACAAAACATGTTTTTGGTAAACACACACCCACTGAGTAAGAACTGGAACCTTGAAAGAGCTCCAGGGAGATTCTTTCATGCAGCCAGGTTGAaagtcgtttttttttttccccccaaaggaactcctttatttatttatttatttatttttggctgtgttgggtcttcgtttctgtgcaaaggctttctctagttgcggcgagcaggggccactcttcgtcacggcctctcttgttgcggagcacaggctccagacgcgcaggctcagtaattgtgcctcacgggcccaggtgctccgcggcatgtgggatcttcccagaccagggctcgtacccgtgtcccctgcactggcaggcagattctcaaccactgtgccaccagcgaagcccggAAGTCGGTTTTAAACACACTATGCGTGGTGGGTAGCTGGTCTTGGACAGGGGACAAAGAAACAGGGGTTCAGAGGGGAGCTGGCAGGGCTTAACTCACCTCCGTCCATGTGCTTCAGTGCCTTCTCGGCCTCATCTGGATTCTCAAACTCCACATATGCATAGCCTTTAGACAGATGGGGGTGCATCCTTTCTACAGGCATgtcaatcattttaattttcccataGGTGGAGAATATCTCCATGATATGATCCTAGGGAGAAAGAAGGGTCACTAATGCTCACCCACTAATCACTTGTGTAAGAGTCAGAGAACCCACCACACAATGACTACAACCTTGGAACCTGGGGGTAAATCTCctaaacacatacatataatatattccattaaaatgaattaacCAGTGCTCTACTTGGTCACACATCACCAAGTCAGCCCTCCGAAATGCTACATTCTAAGTTCACCTTCTGGCAGAGGCTTGCTTCTCCAGTTTTCCACTTTGAAAATTTGCAAAAGAGACGCACCCCACTGTCCACTGGACAGAAACAGGATTCCTCACCTTGGTCACATTCCTTGTGAGCCTTCCAATGTGCACTTTGGTGGGTTTAGGGGAAGGGCTCcgccttttcctttccttttcatctcttttggGTGGTTTggatctgatttaaaaaaattaaaaatcctattAAGACAGTAAAACTCcttttttggtctatttttataataactacgGTAACTTTACAGCCCCCGGTTTGTTAATTTAGGTCCCCAGATAATTCACAGGTTTTGGGGGAGAGCCCCCAAACCAATTACTCCCGGGTGGAGAAGTGGTGCTGGAAGGGAGCTCACTTGGAGCGGGAACGCCGCCTGTTGTCATGCCTGCGCCGAGAAGGACTCGGAGAGCCAGAGGAgctgctggagctggagctgcgGGATGTGCTGGAACTTCCTGAGCGGCTTGATGCTGAAGATGAGCTGGAGCCGCTGCTGGAGCCCGTGCTGGTGCTGGAGCCCGAGCTGGAGGTAGAGCTGGACCGCGACCTGaggggcaagagggagggggtcaCAGACAAGTGGTGGGAGCAGCATT
The sequence above is drawn from the Balaenoptera musculus isolate JJ_BM4_2016_0621 chromosome 15, mBalMus1.pri.v3, whole genome shotgun sequence genome and encodes:
- the RNPS1 gene encoding RNA-binding protein with serine-rich domain 1 isoform X2 → MAPSPTKRKDRSDEKSKDRSKDKGATKESSEKDRGRDKTRKRRSASSGSSSTRSRSSSTSSSGSSTSTGSSSGSSSSSASSRSGSSSTSRSSSSSSSSGSPSPSRRRHDNRRRSRSKSKPPKRDEKERKRRSPSPKPTKVHIGRLTRNVTKDHIMEIFSTYGKIKMIDMPVERMHPHLSKGYAYVEFENPDEAEKALKHMDGGQIDGQEITATAVLAPWPRPPPRRFSPPRRMLPPPPMWRRSPPRMRRRSRSPRRRSPVRRRSRSPGRRRHRSRSSSNSSR
- the RNPS1 gene encoding RNA-binding protein with serine-rich domain 1 isoform X1, with translation MDLSGVKKKSLLGVKENNKKSSTRAPSPTKRKDRSDEKSKDRSKDKGATKESSEKDRGRDKTRKRRSASSGSSSTRSRSSSTSSSGSSTSTGSSSGSSSSSASSRSGSSSTSRSSSSSSSSGSPSPSRRRHDNRRRSRSKSKPPKRDEKERKRRSPSPKPTKVHIGRLTRNVTKDHIMEIFSTYGKIKMIDMPVERMHPHLSKGYAYVEFENPDEAEKALKHMDGGQIDGQEITATAVLAPWPRPPPRRFSPPRRMLPPPPMWRRSPPRMRRRSRSPRRRSPVRRRSRSPGRRRHRSRSSSNSSR